In one window of Janthinobacterium sp. 1_2014MBL_MicDiv DNA:
- the ppc gene encoding phosphoenolpyruvate carboxylase, translated as MQMNEVKDELLSSDIRQLGRLLGDAIRNHLGDPAFDRIEHVRQLAIRFRRDNDETARVQLSAALQALSQEETTQLTRAFSYFSLLANIAEDQHHIRRTRAHLIAGSPPRQGSLSHAVGNVLDAGQADALETFFEDAFVSPVFTAHPTEVQRKSIQNCQMAIARLLNERDRVQMTPEEAEQNEEALGRGIVTLWQTRLLRTSKLSVMDEVANGLSFYDHTILRELPKLYSSLETMLAQRDARWEDVELPNFMKVGSWIGGDRDGNPFVTADILRSTLQTQADKVLDFYLGELRKLASQLSLAQILNACSEPLRALAERSADASPHRVDEPYRRALHGIHARLDATRYVLCSKGRQADGVQPYASAAELLADLDVVQHSLVSNGLRSLARGRLRQLRRAVKVFGFSLAPLDLRQNSDVHERVVGELFAGAQPGLVYLDLDEEQRIALLLAELESPRLLTSPYAQYSEETTSELDIFRAVREAHAKYGRESVPNCIISKAASVSDLLEVALLLKEVGLLRQDSREVDVNIIPLFETIDDLRAGPAIMARAFGLPFYRGLLASRADQQEVMLGYSDSNKDGGFLTSGWELYKAEIELVSVFRQYQIKLRLFHGRGGSVGRGGGPSYEAILAQPAGAVQGQIRLTEQGEVITAKYANPEVGRRNLEVLVAATIQSTLLPQAQLQPKASAGAGHLAAMDELSGTALNAYRDLVYGTEGFEQYFWESTVIAEIAALNIGSRPASRKKSTSIEDLRAIPWVLSWAQCRLMLPGWFGFGSAVQAYLAAHPADGADVLRGMYTDWPFFTSLLSNMDMVLAKSDIAIAGKYAELVKDKALRDAIFTRIRAEYAATLDALKLITGQEELQQANPLMQRSIRNRFPYIDPLNHVQVELLQRFREGKQDAAARTGIHLSINGIAAGLRNSG; from the coding sequence ATGCAAATGAATGAAGTGAAAGACGAGCTGCTGAGCAGCGATATCCGCCAGCTGGGCCGTCTGCTGGGCGACGCCATCCGCAATCACCTGGGCGACCCTGCCTTTGACCGCATCGAGCACGTGCGCCAGCTGGCCATCCGTTTCCGCCGCGACAATGACGAAACCGCCCGCGTGCAGCTGTCGGCCGCGCTGCAAGCGCTGTCGCAGGAAGAAACCACGCAATTGACGCGCGCCTTCAGCTATTTCTCGCTGCTGGCCAATATTGCGGAAGATCAACACCACATCCGCCGCACGCGCGCCCATCTGATCGCCGGCTCGCCGCCGCGCCAGGGTAGCCTCAGCCACGCCGTGGGCAATGTGCTCGACGCGGGCCAGGCCGATGCGCTGGAAACCTTCTTTGAAGATGCGTTTGTCAGCCCCGTGTTTACGGCGCACCCGACGGAAGTGCAGCGCAAGAGCATCCAGAATTGCCAGATGGCCATCGCGAGGCTGTTGAACGAACGCGACCGCGTGCAGATGACGCCGGAAGAAGCGGAACAGAATGAGGAAGCGCTGGGACGCGGCATCGTCACCCTGTGGCAGACGCGGCTGTTGCGCACGAGCAAGCTGTCCGTGATGGATGAGGTGGCCAATGGCCTGTCGTTCTACGATCACACGATCCTGCGCGAATTGCCGAAGTTGTATTCCTCCCTGGAAACCATGCTGGCCCAGCGCGATGCGCGCTGGGAAGATGTGGAATTGCCCAATTTTATGAAAGTGGGCAGCTGGATCGGTGGCGACCGCGACGGCAACCCCTTTGTGACGGCCGATATCCTGCGCAGCACCCTGCAGACGCAGGCCGACAAGGTCCTCGATTTCTACCTCGGCGAATTGCGCAAGCTCGCTTCGCAGCTGTCGCTGGCGCAAATACTCAATGCCTGCAGCGAGCCGCTGCGCGCGCTGGCCGAGCGCTCGGCCGATGCTTCGCCGCACCGTGTCGACGAGCCATACCGCCGCGCCCTGCATGGCATCCATGCGCGCCTGGACGCCACGCGTTACGTGCTGTGCAGCAAGGGCAGGCAGGCGGACGGCGTGCAGCCTTACGCTTCCGCTGCCGAGCTGCTGGCCGACCTGGACGTGGTCCAGCATTCGCTGGTCAGCAATGGCTTGCGTTCGCTGGCGCGTGGCCGCCTGCGCCAGCTGCGCCGCGCCGTGAAGGTATTCGGTTTTTCGCTGGCGCCGCTGGACTTGCGCCAGAATTCCGACGTGCACGAGCGCGTCGTGGGCGAACTGTTTGCCGGCGCCCAGCCGGGCCTCGTCTACCTCGACCTCGATGAAGAGCAGCGCATCGCCTTGCTGCTGGCCGAGCTGGAGTCGCCGCGCCTGTTGACGTCGCCATATGCGCAATACTCGGAGGAAACCACCTCCGAGCTCGACATCTTCCGCGCCGTGCGCGAGGCGCACGCCAAGTACGGCCGCGAATCGGTGCCGAACTGCATCATCTCGAAGGCGGCCAGCGTCTCGGACTTGCTGGAAGTGGCCTTGCTGCTCAAGGAAGTGGGCTTGCTGCGCCAGGACAGCCGGGAAGTGGACGTCAACATCATCCCCCTGTTCGAAACCATCGACGACTTGCGCGCCGGCCCCGCCATCATGGCGCGCGCGTTCGGCTTGCCGTTCTACCGTGGCTTGCTGGCGTCGCGCGCGGACCAGCAGGAAGTCATGCTCGGCTATTCGGACAGCAACAAGGACGGCGGCTTCCTGACGTCGGGCTGGGAGCTCTACAAGGCCGAGATCGAGCTGGTGTCGGTGTTCAGGCAATACCAGATCAAGCTGCGACTGTTCCACGGCCGCGGCGGTTCCGTCGGCCGTGGCGGCGGCCCCAGCTACGAAGCCATCCTGGCCCAGCCGGCCGGCGCCGTGCAGGGGCAGATCCGTCTGACGGAGCAGGGCGAAGTCATCACGGCCAAGTATGCGAACCCGGAAGTGGGGCGCCGCAACCTGGAAGTGCTGGTGGCCGCCACCATCCAGTCCACCCTGCTGCCGCAGGCCCAGCTGCAGCCGAAGGCCTCGGCCGGCGCGGGCCATCTGGCCGCGATGGACGAGCTGTCCGGCACGGCCCTGAACGCCTACCGCGACCTCGTCTATGGCACCGAAGGCTTCGAGCAGTATTTCTGGGAATCGACCGTGATCGCGGAAATTGCCGCGCTGAACATCGGCAGCCGTCCCGCCTCGCGCAAGAAATCCACGTCCATCGAGGATTTGCGCGCCATTCCCTGGGTGCTGAGCTGGGCGCAATGCCGCCTGATGCTGCCGGGCTGGTTCGGTTTCGGTTCCGCCGTGCAAGCCTATCTGGCCGCCCATCCGGCCGATGGCGCGGACGTGCTGCGCGGCATGTACACGGACTGGCCTTTCTTCACATCCCTGCTGTCGAACATGGACATGGTGCTGGCCAAGAGCGATATCGCCATTGCCGGCAAGTATGCGGAACTGGTCAAGGACAAGGCCTTGCGCGACGCCATCTTCACGCGCATTCGCGCCGAATACGCGGCCACCCTGGACGCCCTGAAGCTGATCACGGGCCAGGAAGAATTGCAGCAAGCCAATCCGCTGATGCAGCGCTCGATACGCAACCGCTTCCCGTATATCGACCCGCTGAACCACGTGCAGGTGGAGCTGCTGCAGCGTTTCCGCGAGGGCAAGCAGGATGCGGCGGCGCGCACGGGGATTCATTTGTCGATCAACGGCATCGCGGCTGGCTTAAGAAATAGTGGTTGA
- a CDS encoding hemerythrin domain-containing protein: MNIDKFKQQHLAILAAIDDLRRLARGGVAVQARAIAGQIVAMSGLIKLHLAVEQRYLYPAAQASGVAKVAQLGRRYESEMDGIAGAYLAFASRWNTPVRLEAEPDAFRREANTVLHALYQRMRREDSELYPAVEALA, from the coding sequence ATGAATATCGACAAGTTCAAACAGCAGCACCTGGCCATCCTGGCCGCCATCGATGACTTGCGCCGGCTGGCGCGCGGCGGCGTCGCCGTGCAGGCCAGGGCGATCGCCGGCCAGATCGTCGCCATGAGCGGCTTGATCAAGCTGCACCTGGCCGTCGAGCAGCGCTACCTGTATCCGGCCGCGCAAGCGAGCGGCGTGGCCAAGGTGGCGCAGCTGGGACGCCGGTATGAAAGCGAGATGGACGGCATTGCCGGCGCCTACCTGGCGTTTGCCAGCCGCTGGAATACCCCCGTGCGCCTCGAAGCCGAGCCGGACGCTTTCCGCCGCGAAGCCAACACCGTGCTGCACGCGCTGTACCAGCGCATGCGCCGCGAAGACAGCGAGTTGTATCCCGCCGTCGAAGCGCTGGCCTAA
- a CDS encoding ATP-binding protein has translation MPLRSDEDVVRLRKQVRDSMVAMGFGLIEQTKIITAASELARNTLRYGGGGEARIARVRDGARLGLELSFVDAGPGIDDIPQALTDGYTTGGGLGLGLGGAKRLADAFHIDTAPGAGTTVTIAKWKLF, from the coding sequence CTGCCGCTGCGCAGCGATGAGGACGTGGTGCGCCTGCGCAAGCAGGTGCGCGACAGCATGGTCGCCATGGGCTTTGGCCTGATCGAACAGACCAAGATCATCACGGCGGCCAGCGAACTGGCGCGCAACACCCTGCGCTACGGCGGCGGCGGCGAGGCGCGCATCGCGCGCGTGCGCGATGGCGCGCGCCTCGGGCTGGAACTGAGCTTTGTCGATGCGGGACCGGGCATCGACGATATTCCCCAGGCGCTGACCGATGGCTATACCACCGGCGGCGGGCTGGGGCTGGGCCTGGGCGGCGCCAAGCGCCTGGCCGACGCATTTCACATCGACACGGCGCCCGGCGCGGGCACCACCGTCACCATCGCGAAATGGAAGCTGTTTTGA
- the hmpA gene encoding NO-inducible flavohemoprotein, with the protein MLTQEQRAIITATVPILEQGGETLTRHFYKNLFRDHPEVLPYFNQAHQHSGDQQRALANGVLMYAKHIDQLEALGDLVSTIVNKHVALQIRAEHYPLVGASLLQAIREVLGAEVASDAVIDAWGAAYGQLADILAGEEGRIYKAQAAAPGGWRGARDFLVQAKVVESDEITSFLLAPADGQPVLDFAPGQYIGVVATVDGVPMRRQYSLSAASNGQTYRISVKREQGGKVSTYFHDQVQAGGMVQLTPPSGDFVLADGDKPLVLISGGVGITPTLAMLASALRGKRPVHFIHAARHHGVHAFRAQVDALAAQHPQLKRFYCYAEHGGEQAAPDAIGLLDKAQLERWLPTSRDVDAYFLGPQPFMRAVKGYLRDLGVPEKQTHHEFFGPASALN; encoded by the coding sequence ATGCTGACCCAAGAACAACGCGCCATCATCACCGCCACCGTCCCCATCCTCGAGCAGGGCGGCGAAACGCTGACCCGCCATTTTTACAAGAACCTGTTCCGCGACCATCCGGAAGTGCTGCCGTACTTTAACCAGGCGCACCAGCACAGCGGCGACCAGCAGCGCGCACTGGCCAATGGCGTGCTGATGTATGCCAAACATATCGACCAGCTCGAGGCGCTGGGCGACCTCGTCTCGACCATCGTCAACAAGCACGTGGCCCTGCAAATCCGCGCCGAGCACTATCCGCTGGTGGGTGCCAGCCTGCTGCAAGCCATCCGCGAAGTGCTGGGCGCGGAAGTGGCCAGCGACGCCGTCATCGACGCCTGGGGCGCGGCCTACGGCCAGCTGGCCGACATCCTGGCCGGCGAGGAGGGCCGCATCTACAAGGCGCAGGCGGCCGCGCCCGGCGGCTGGCGCGGCGCGCGCGATTTTCTCGTGCAAGCCAAGGTCGTGGAAAGCGACGAGATCACCTCCTTCCTGCTGGCGCCCGCCGATGGCCAGCCCGTGCTCGACTTTGCGCCAGGCCAGTATATCGGCGTCGTGGCGACGGTCGACGGCGTGCCCATGCGCCGCCAGTATTCGCTGTCGGCCGCCAGCAATGGCCAGACTTACCGCATCAGCGTCAAGCGCGAGCAGGGCGGCAAGGTGTCGACTTACTTCCACGACCAGGTACAGGCGGGCGGCATGGTGCAGCTGACGCCGCCATCGGGCGACTTCGTGCTGGCCGATGGCGACAAGCCGCTGGTCTTGATCAGCGGCGGCGTGGGCATCACGCCGACCCTGGCCATGCTGGCGTCGGCCCTGCGCGGCAAGCGTCCCGTGCATTTCATCCACGCGGCGCGCCACCATGGCGTGCACGCGTTCCGCGCGCAGGTCGACGCACTGGCCGCGCAGCATCCGCAGCTCAAGCGTTTCTATTGCTATGCGGAGCACGGCGGCGAGCAGGCGGCGCCGGACGCCATCGGCCTGCTCGATAAAGCCCAGCTGGAGCGCTGGCTGCCGACATCGCGCGACGTCGACGCGTATTTCCTCGGTCCGCAGCCCTTCATGCGCGCCGTGAAAGGCTATCTGCGCGACCTGGGCGTGCCCGAAAAGCAGACGCATCATGAATTCTTCGGACCGGCGAGCGCGCTGAACTGA
- a CDS encoding RrF2 family transcriptional regulator: MRLTAYTDYTLRTLMYLGTHRDRLVTIQDIADLHAISKNHLMKVVHQLGLSGIVETVRGRNGGLRLARDPAEINIGTVVRETESDFFMAECFNKDSNTCPLTPDCQLKAKLGQATGAFLAVLDSVTLASILEGTQNAPLPAPGVIPLHLAR; this comes from the coding sequence ATGCGACTGACTGCCTATACTGATTACACCCTGCGCACCCTGATGTACCTGGGCACGCACCGCGACCGGCTCGTGACCATCCAGGACATCGCCGACCTGCACGCCATCTCGAAGAATCACCTGATGAAGGTGGTGCACCAGCTGGGCCTGTCGGGCATCGTGGAAACCGTGCGCGGGAGAAATGGCGGCCTGCGCCTGGCGCGCGACCCGGCCGAGATCAATATCGGCACCGTGGTGCGCGAGACGGAAAGCGATTTCTTCATGGCCGAGTGCTTCAACAAGGACAGCAACACGTGCCCGCTGACGCCGGATTGCCAGTTGAAGGCCAAGCTGGGCCAGGCCACGGGTGCCTTCCTGGCCGTGCTCGACAGCGTGACCCTGGCGTCGATACTCGAGGGAACGCAGAATGCGCCGCTGCCGGCACCGGGCGTGATCCCGCTGCACCTGGCAAGGTAA
- a CDS encoding STAS domain-containing protein, whose protein sequence is MERIPILRMGRLLLVTIQVDMHDRLAMTLQDDLTTRIVKERATGVLIDISALDIVDSFIGRMISNTAAMAKILDARTVVVGMQPAVAITLVELGLALEGVSTALNVELGIKLLERGSLWD, encoded by the coding sequence ATGGAGAGAATCCCCATTTTACGCATGGGCCGGCTGCTGCTGGTGACGATCCAGGTGGACATGCATGACCGCCTGGCGATGACCCTGCAGGACGACCTGACCACGCGCATCGTCAAGGAACGCGCCACGGGCGTGCTGATCGACATTTCCGCGCTCGACATCGTCGATTCCTTCATCGGCCGCATGATCAGCAACACGGCGGCCATGGCGAAGATCCTCGACGCGCGCACGGTGGTGGTGGGCATGCAGCCAGCCGTCGCCATCACGCTGGTCGAGCTGGGACTGGCGCTGGAAGGCGTGAGCACGGCGCTGAACGTGGAGCTGGGCATCAAGCTGCTGGAACGGGGCAGCCTGTGGGACTAA
- a CDS encoding STAS domain-containing protein produces the protein MKNKTGMSQAQQLAAIISEHHTELLDGWMADLIARLVRRDKIAENELRQQAAQFLPLLVRALEGSDSFDIEGGAWDDTRQLLSEMSQSRVRQGYSPIDTASFVFSLKEPLFTYLRKELAEQPQTLGDAIIGTSKLFDELGLLTIATYQKAREQVILRQQQELLELSTPVVQLWQNVLALPLIGTLDSARTQVVMESLLQKIVDTGALIAIIDITGVPTVDTLVAQHLLKTIAAARLMGADCIISGIRPQIAQTIVHLGVNLEDVITKATLADAFVVALKRTGSTITYQQQQH, from the coding sequence ATGAAAAACAAGACGGGCATGAGCCAGGCGCAGCAGCTGGCCGCCATCATCAGCGAACACCACACGGAACTGCTGGACGGCTGGATGGCCGACCTGATCGCCCGCCTGGTGCGGCGCGACAAGATCGCGGAAAACGAGCTGCGCCAGCAGGCGGCGCAATTCCTGCCGCTGCTGGTGCGCGCGCTGGAAGGCAGCGATTCCTTCGATATCGAAGGCGGCGCCTGGGACGACACGCGCCAGCTGCTCAGCGAAATGTCGCAATCGCGCGTGCGCCAGGGCTATTCGCCGATCGACACGGCCAGCTTCGTGTTTTCCCTCAAGGAACCGCTATTTACCTACCTGCGCAAGGAACTCGCCGAGCAGCCGCAGACGCTGGGCGACGCCATCATCGGCACCAGCAAGCTGTTCGACGAACTGGGCCTGCTGACCATCGCCACCTATCAAAAGGCGCGCGAACAGGTGATCTTGCGCCAGCAGCAGGAATTGCTGGAACTGTCGACGCCGGTAGTGCAACTGTGGCAAAACGTGCTGGCCCTGCCCCTGATCGGCACCCTGGACAGCGCCCGCACGCAGGTGGTGATGGAAAGCCTGCTGCAAAAGATCGTCGACACGGGCGCCCTGATCGCCATCATCGACATCACGGGCGTGCCCACGGTCGACACCCTGGTGGCGCAGCACTTGCTCAAAACCATCGCCGCGGCGCGCCTGATGGGCGCCGACTGCATCATCAGCGGCATCCGTCCGCAGATCGCGCAAACCATCGTGCACCTGGGCGTGAACCTGGAAGACGTGATCACCAAGGCTACCCTGGCCGACGCCTTTGTCGTGGCCCTGAAGCGTACGGGCTCCACCATCACCTACCAGCAGCAGCAACACTGA
- a CDS encoding DUF485 domain-containing protein, with translation MHDDLVQKIKGDPAYHQLVKVRSRFGWTLTALMMVVYYGYILLIAFNKEFLASKTGEGVMTWGMPIGLFVIVFTVVITGVYVRRANKQYDDLTQAIQARVQA, from the coding sequence ATGCACGACGATCTGGTTCAGAAAATCAAGGGCGACCCCGCCTATCATCAACTGGTCAAGGTGCGTTCCCGCTTCGGCTGGACGCTGACGGCCCTGATGATGGTGGTGTACTACGGCTACATCCTGCTCATCGCGTTCAACAAGGAGTTTCTCGCCTCGAAGACGGGCGAAGGCGTGATGACGTGGGGCATGCCGATCGGCCTGTTCGTCATCGTGTTTACCGTGGTGATCACGGGCGTCTATGTGCGCCGCGCCAACAAGCAGTACGACGACCTGACCCAGGCCATCCAGGCGCGGGTGCAGGCATGA
- a CDS encoding cation acetate symporter: MSGATLTRRTLSWLAAPALLGASNAVLAAGADLGQAQQQPTNWTAIIMFAVFVVFTLFVTKWAAAKTKSASDFYTAGGGITGFQNGLAIAGDFMSAASFLGISAAVFLNGYDGLIYAIGFLVGWPVITFLMAERLRNLGRFTFADVAAYRFKQAPIRIFSASGTLVVVAFYLIAQMVGAGQLIKLLFGLEYWIAVVLVGTLMMIYVLFGGMTATTWVQIIKAVMLLGGASFMAIAVLAQFNFSPEALFAKSVEVHATKEAIMGPGSFIKDPISAISFGMALMFGTAGLPHILMRFFTVPNAKEARKSVFWATTWIAYFYVLTFIIGFGAIVLVSTNPEFKDAAGKLLGGNNMAAVHLAKAVGGDVFLGFMSAVAFATILAVVAGLTLSGASAVSHDLYATVFKKGKATGASELKVSRVTTIVLGIIAVVLGIVFEKQNIAFMVSLAFAIAASANFPVLFMSVLWKDCTTRGATIGGFIGLITAVGLTVVSKSVWVDVLGHGEALFPYASPAIFSMTAGFVGIWLFSVLDKSPRARIDRAGYEAQQMRSETGIGAAGASAH, translated from the coding sequence ATGAGCGGCGCGACCTTGACGCGGCGCACGCTCTCCTGGCTGGCGGCGCCAGCCCTGCTGGGTGCAAGCAATGCCGTGCTGGCGGCCGGCGCCGACCTGGGCCAGGCCCAGCAGCAACCCACCAACTGGACGGCCATCATCATGTTCGCCGTCTTCGTCGTCTTCACCCTGTTCGTCACCAAGTGGGCGGCGGCCAAGACCAAGTCGGCGTCCGACTTCTACACGGCAGGCGGCGGCATCACGGGCTTCCAGAATGGCCTGGCGATCGCCGGCGACTTCATGTCGGCCGCGTCCTTCCTCGGCATTTCCGCCGCCGTCTTCCTCAACGGCTACGATGGCCTGATCTACGCCATCGGCTTCCTCGTCGGCTGGCCCGTCATCACCTTCCTGATGGCCGAGCGCCTGCGCAACCTCGGCCGCTTCACCTTTGCCGACGTGGCAGCCTACCGCTTCAAGCAGGCGCCGATCCGCATCTTTTCCGCCTCCGGCACCCTGGTGGTCGTGGCGTTCTACCTGATCGCGCAGATGGTGGGCGCGGGCCAGCTGATCAAGCTGCTGTTCGGCCTCGAATACTGGATCGCCGTCGTGCTGGTCGGTACCCTGATGATGATCTATGTGCTGTTTGGCGGCATGACGGCCACCACCTGGGTGCAAATCATCAAGGCGGTGATGCTGCTGGGCGGCGCCAGCTTCATGGCCATCGCCGTGCTGGCGCAATTCAACTTCAGCCCGGAAGCGCTGTTCGCCAAGTCCGTGGAAGTGCACGCCACCAAGGAAGCCATCATGGGTCCTGGCAGTTTCATCAAGGACCCCATCTCGGCCATTTCGTTCGGCATGGCGCTGATGTTCGGCACGGCCGGCCTGCCGCATATCCTGATGCGTTTCTTCACGGTGCCGAATGCCAAGGAAGCGCGCAAGTCCGTGTTCTGGGCCACCACCTGGATCGCGTATTTCTACGTGCTGACCTTCATCATCGGCTTTGGCGCCATCGTGCTGGTGAGCACGAATCCCGAGTTCAAGGATGCTGCCGGTAAATTGTTGGGTGGCAATAACATGGCGGCCGTGCACCTGGCCAAGGCCGTCGGCGGCGACGTCTTCCTCGGCTTCATGTCGGCCGTTGCCTTCGCCACCATCCTGGCCGTCGTGGCGGGCCTGACCCTGTCGGGCGCCTCGGCCGTGTCGCACGACCTGTACGCCACCGTCTTCAAGAAGGGCAAGGCGACGGGGGCCAGCGAGCTGAAAGTGTCGCGCGTGACCACCATCGTGCTGGGCATCATTGCCGTGGTGCTCGGCATCGTCTTTGAAAAGCAGAACATCGCCTTCATGGTGTCGCTGGCCTTCGCCATCGCCGCCTCGGCCAACTTCCCCGTGCTGTTCATGTCGGTGCTGTGGAAGGATTGCACCACGCGCGGCGCCACCATCGGCGGTTTCATTGGCCTGATCACGGCCGTCGGCTTGACGGTGGTGTCGAAATCCGTGTGGGTCGACGTGCTCGGCCATGGCGAAGCGCTGTTCCCGTACGCCTCGCCCGCCATCTTTTCGATGACGGCCGGCTTTGTCGGCATCTGGCTGTTCTCCGTGCTTGACAAGAGCCCGCGCGCGCGCATCGACCGTGCCGGCTACGAAGCGCAGCAGATGCGTTCGGAAACGGGCATCGGCGCGGCGGGCGCCAGCGCGCATTGA